The window GGCGGCTTCAATAATCAAATAGCTGAGCGTGGCGGTCAACCGCCGATCTGTCCGGGAATGACGATGAGGGAGTCGAGCCTTAACTCGTCAGTCCCCTTTCGTCTGGGGGGGGGGCTCCCGCTGCCGGGGCTGCTAACCAAAGCCTCTGGTTTGTGGAGGTGGCCCCTACGGAGATGATCAGAAACCGCAGTAGGGAAGACCACGGAGCGGCCCGGCAGGCCGTTTCAGCTTCGTTCCTTTAGGAGAGCCGAGCTTCGGCAGCGCGACCTCAGGAGCCAGCGGCCGGGTGCACGGGCCTGGATCGGGGGCCTCTGGAGCCGCGTGGCGCTGACGCCCCTCTGTCTCGCCAGGACGCGCGGCACAACCTGACGGTGAACCTGACCACCCTGCGCGTGTGGTGCTACGCCTGCGGGAAGGAGGTGTTTCTGGAGAGGAAGCTGGGGCCCCGCTCCCCAGCCCCGTCGGCCAAGCCCCATTCCCCCTTGCACACCTGCAGCCAGGTAGGCCCCTTGAGACCGCTGCGCGCTCGTGCGCTGGAGGAGAGGCAGGCTGGCTGAGTGACCGTGGCACTGGAACAGGGGGTGTCCCCCCCGAGAGATCCCGTCAGCCCCATCCTTCTTTTAGGAAGTACGACCCCAAGCCTGCTTGTGTGTGGTTGAGTTCACCCCTCCCTCCCCCATCATCTGTGTAAGTCTCTCAGTGATAAACAAGTGGTTATTAATTGCTGACCTGAAAGTGGGGGGGAGGCAGTCGTTATGAAATTTAGACCTAGCCATTTTGTTggctgtgtaaaaaaatacagggAATCTCGCTATTTCACAGCCTTTTCAGGTGGAGATGCCCAGCCTCCAACTACGGTACCTTCAACGCCGGGCCTTGGATCGAGCCGGTGCTCTCTGTGCAGAGCCTCCTGACTCTGGATCACATGGCGTTCTGAAGAGGCTGTGGAGTTGGTGCCTTTTGACACCactcacacacccacacagaccacgtGCCGGCTTGGCCGTGCAGATCTTGAAGCCCGATCCATTATTATTTCACGATGTTTGTGCCTCTTTGGGATCGATTAGCGCTTCCTTTTCGCAATCATTTCTTGCCTGTtggttgaattttttttttcttcaattctGGGATCATGATAGTTTCAGTGGTGAAGTGTGCTTGATTGCAACTGATATGCAGAAGTGTACGTGAATCCACAGTCTGTCGTGGGCAACGTGCCTGGGATAGTTTCTGTTCTGGGTGTACAGTGTTTAAGTGTTAGGGGAAAAGGGTATTCAGTTCctcacaagtacagtatgtgcttgcaTGCAGgcttaattttgcttttttctctAGCCTCTCTTGTTGTGGATGTGCCAGTGCCATGTGCCTTAATGTGGCCGTGTTCTCCCTTGTCTCTCTGGTGTCAGGATGTGAAAGTCCCTGGGAGCCCCGGATTGAGGATTCCCCAGGCAGCTGTCTGTGATGACCTAGATACAGAGATGGAAGAGGAGGATGAGTTCAGAACGAGAGGTATAGCCGTTGCTCATTGCCGCCGCATGTGACTGCGAGACGTTGTAGTGGCTCCAGCTCCTAGCTTGCCAGCGCAGGTGATCCAGACTGTCAGGCCAGATTCCTGTTGATGTGAACCAGTAGTCCATCCCACTAGCACCAGAGCACAGCAGTGCTTACCGTTGTCGCGATCGCTTGTATCGGCAGTGTAGCTGCAGTGGCATTCTGCAGCAAACTCATGGTGTCTGTGCTGACGGCTCTTCAGTAACGCATTAACTGCACATTTACTTACTGTCCTTTTGTCTCTGTAACTTAATTACCTTCTGTTCTTCTAATACTGATTGTCCTAGATGCTGCTGGTGGGGAAAAATTTGAAGATATTTGAGATATTTCCATGTAGCAAGGAGCAGAACAGATGCAGACACTGTTTAAAAGTCCCGAATTATGCTTTACAGTATGAATGACAGCGTCCTGCTGTACAGTTCAGCGTTTGATTTTTAACTGATCTCTCAACATTTGCGTTTCCCTCCAGGCCTCACCGGATTAAAGAACATTGGGAACACGTGCTATATGAACGCAGCTCTTCAGGCACTTTCGAACTGGTAGGTGGGGCTCCTCGGCTTAGTCTGCTGCCAGTGATGTTCAAGCCCGCTCCCAGAACTCCACTGGTTTTTATAGGTAACAAAGTGTGTGATTGAGCATCCaaggtggaatgaaaaccagaaacaaGGTGGCAGCCCAGGACCGGGAGGGAATATCACAAATAGTATTAGTGTCTCTGCAAAAAGATGCTTCGTTTTATAAGGCCATTGAAAAAAGAGGTTGAGGTGACATGGCCTAGGCTTCAGTGATCTCTCTGTTCAGATCACAGTGACCTCATCTGCTGATGTTTTTGCCCCTCTTTTAGTCTGCGAGtgtaaaaaaagctttaaagctGTTAAAACCCCTTTACTAAATAATGCTGTGTTTATTACTAGCTCATGCATtttctgtcttgttttttaGTGGGAGGAGGAATGCGTTCAATAGTATGAAATTACTGCAAATCTAATAGTGCTTTTAAGCTCTACTCTGATCTTATCGGATGAAGTTCTCTGCCATAACGAGATCATCTTTCAGCTCTGCTTATTGGTCTTATGACTGAATACAACTGGATTTGATTTGCAGCATCGGAGATTTCCTACATCAGGCATTCTGCTGGTGGTTTGGTGGTTGGGGGATTCAGATTTTATCTTTTCAGATATGGAGTGGTAGCGCGATTATACTTACTGAACGATGGATGTGCATCGCAGAGTTCAGAGCTCAAGGGATTCGACTGAGCTGTATTAATACAATGGGCCTTATAATGTTAATGCTATGTTGCCCCTTGATGTTCCTTAAAATCCTACAGTGCCCGATGATCAGCACATTAGGGTGTAACACCTTACAGTAATGTACAATAATTACTATGTATTTGCGCAACTAGTGTCATCTGCACTCAGTTGTCAGATACGACTAACgggctttttttttgcagtttgctTGTTTAATGTGTCCCCTCTTTTTATTTGTGTCCCCTCTTCGGTTGAAGCCCACCGCTCACCCAGTTTTTCCTCGACTGCGGAGGTCTCGTGAGGACGGAGAAGAAGCCTGCTCTGTGCAAGACCTATCAGAAGCTGGTCTCGGACATTTGGCACAAAAACAGGTTGGCCTCCCGCGTCGCAGGTTTCAGATGCGGAAATGATCAGAGTACACACTGTCTGTAGCTCCCGTTTAGTGAGAATGAATGGTTCGCGGTCTGTCCTGTAGTCAGACTCTTGGCACTGTCTGTGTGGCCTCCCCCCAGGAGACTGCTGAGCAGCTTTGCAAGACGTGGgattcaaatattaaaacaggGTTATTATGACTGAAGTGGATGCTGCAAGGGTGCCAAGATTTCTAAAATTGGAGAAGTAAACAATCAATGAGGAGGATCTGTTGGTTGCTGGTTGTGAAGTGATCTGAGGAGctgatccagctgtttcttgatcGAAACCAGGGTGCAGCTTCGAAGGGCAGAGTAGCTTGCTTCACATTCCCATAGTCCTTAGGTCAAAGATGTGCTTCCTTTTCTCCGTTTTAAGAATACCCCTACGCTTCTGTCccactggtttgtgtttcactttaGATCACGAGGACTTCCTTGGGGTTGGCTTTGTCAGTGTATTTGAGGTTTCTGAATACTTGAATCTGGCCCCCCTGTCTTAATGGTTTAGGGTTATGGTGATTTGCTCATTCATTGATCATGAGTAGTTATGGACCTCAAACTGTAGAAAATGTAAACATCCTTGTGGCTAGCTAACTTCAGATATTTAATACAAAATCTTCTGGGTTGAccacctatatatatatatttagtcATATATTTATTCTATTTTATCCAAGACAACTCAAATGTGGTGAAGCATTTAAATCATTTAGGAGATCATGGCAATAACGCAGCAGTTTATTATCTGAGTGTAATTAAATGCAGCTGTTTAATCCATTAGGTAACTGCCCggttttgaaatgtttatttgtgcatTTTGTTGCCTTGCAGGCCTGGGTATGTAGTGCCAACAAGTTTATTCCAGGGAATAAAAGCAATCAATCCGTTGTTCCGCGGATATTCACAGCAGGTGAGTTGTAATTATACTCCCTAAATAACTTCTTATACAAAATGAACAAAGTAATTATcaaaatttgttgtttttttatttccttcaatTAAAACCGGTTTATAATGAATAAATCCTTAATGAGGAGTTCTTTAAAATCCCGACCTTATTAGTTTATTTACAGTCGTTGCGTCCTTGATTAACTATGTCCTTGATTAATTCAAAACTTCTCATACCACGTATACACAATACCAAGACAGGATCAGAGCTTTGACCTGCCATTCACTCAATAAAATTGACAACAAACTCAGTACCAAATggaaggatttgtttttttctctgcataGTGGAAGCCTGCCCTTAAAGTTTGGGTTTGTAGTTTGCCTTTGGCAGGTGAGTTACAACTTTGATTTCCAGGCAAGTGTTTATAGAAATATATAGCAAAGCCAGCCATCTTCATCTCATACAAACGTAGGGGACGGAAGAAAATCTGTGACAGAACAGTGTTTTCTCATTTTAGTCATTTAGCTgattttaaatctaaatttaTGATCCAGGAGAAAGTCAGTTATGcttacaggaagagaaaagaaacttTTGATTGTTATAGTCTTTAATAACTTCATGCTTCTCAGTAAAAtccttttgaaagaaaaaaattaacatgCTGTTACGAATGGCTCTATCTGTACTTTCCCTACTGTAATCATGGACTCTAAATTAGTCAGGGCTATTTATGCTCAGAGCACTGAGATGCTGTGATGGAATTCCTCTAAGTGCCTGTATTTGTTCAGTTGTAGCAGCTCGTGAATATTAATTTGTCACACCACAGTTACACTGCGCTCAAGATAATTAGCATTTCAATCGTAGGAATAACAAGCCAAGCACAGTGAGCGCTTTAGACAAAACATCTGCGGTTAGTCCTGCAGCCCGGCTCTGCAGTGAAGTGAAAAGAAAGCCGAGATCTAGACATTTCCCCTTCGTATGAAGGCAAAAGCAGAATTGCATGACCGGTATAAAAGATAGTGTGAAACTCAGATGCTACttcctctgtttttttaaaatggttcTTCTTTCGAGTAGATTATTTCCTTTGAGAGCGTTTGCCAcctaaactactgtatgtagaaaagGCCTTTCACTATGAACTGCACCAGGCAGGTATAAGCAGTGATACAAAGTGGGTTATTGAGCAGTATTGTTGAATAGTTCTGCAGTGGCCTTCTAAAAGGAAAGAGCAGTCTTTCTCACTGAGACGTGTAAAAAATGGAGTTGCAGGAAGTGTTGAAAGGGGGGTGAATTAGTTTTCCACATTCGTTTTGTGGTCGGCTGCCTGGCGTTGCGTGGTGTCTCTGGGACAGAGTGGGCAGAGTGTGGTGTCTGTGCCTGAACTTCCTAGGATTCCCAGGAGTTCCTGCGCTGCCTGATGGACCAGCTGCACGAGGAGCTGAAGGAGGTCCTGGTGGAGCCCGACGAGCCCTCCTCGCCCACCCTCACCCCCGGCGACGGCCCGGAGGACGACCGGGGCCAGTCCGACAACGACTTCCAGTCCTGCGAGTCGTGCGGCAGCAGCGACCGGGCCGAGGGCGAGGCCAAGCCCGGCGCGGAGGAGCCCGGCGAGGTGGCGATGCTCATCCCCGAGGAGGAGGTGCCCCCCGCGGCGAGCGGCAGGGGCCGGCAGAAGGAGAAGAACCGCGGCAGCAGGCCGTGCCGGGCCGGCTCCTCCGGGGACGTGGACAAGGACATCGACACCGCGGCcgagcccgccgccgccgccgtcaTCAGCAGCCAGGGGGCGGTCAAGGTGCCCATGCAGGGCCGGGCCTCAGGTAACCCTGCGCTGAGCGTCCTCTGGCTCGACGGGGGCGGAGGGAGGGGAGAACctcagtggggggggggggacgtcTTCCAAACGAGCTGCAGCCGAAAGCCGTCGGAGCCCGTTGAGAATCGGCGTTTAGGAGCGAGGGGTGAAAGGTGAACGGCTGCGTTTAAACGTGGGGGAAGCTGTTCTcggcctccccccccccccccttgcgTGGTCGATGTCAAAGAACCGTTTCAAAATGCTTCGGCGTTTTTTAGAGCAGCCCTTTTGGGCCCACGccgaaaatgtatgttttttggaTGTCGCGTGTCCAGTCAGGTTCATTTACCTTGTTTCCTGCGCCTGTCCCTGTTTAAAAAAACGTTCTTGTCCGAAATCGACTCACGTTTTGATGATCGGAGCCTCCTCGTGTGAGGGCTACCTGTGGTAATGAAATTCCACAAAGGATTCTTACCATCCCGTCACATGCTAATGCTCTGCGTGTTAACTGAATTATTCTTACAGTCTGCTGTGTAGGGTGCACCGTGCTGTAACATGCCTTTTTATAGAATTCAAAACTCgttttggttttgtttgtttttttgtatgggTTCTGAGCCTGGGATAAGTGAGGAGCTTGTGTGAACGTTTGCTCATCAGTGTTCCTTCTCGTGCGTGCTTTAAGCAGACTGCTACCCGGACGTTCCGGCTTCGTTCGGCTCCTCCCGATCGCACAGCCCCACGCCGAATGAAGGAATCAACGCCAAGCTGTCCAGCAGTCCTCCTAAAACTGGCCCCGTGTGGTCAGGCCTGGCCCCTTCACACAAGAAAGGTGACCGTTGCACACTTTCCCACCAGACCCGTGCGCCGACTGTGGCAGACTGATTTCGCAGTCAACGCGTCTCCTCTGTTTGGTGTTAACTGTACGCGACTACGATCGGTTATTCATTTATTCTAAAGGTTGGCCGGTCTCcgttttattttttgaatgaTTCTTGTCTGATGCTGCTTCATTCAGGACGAACAGCGAAACATGAACCAGGGGGGTGCAAACTGTGTGGCGGTGTCTTTGAAACTGAAAGGGGGAGCGCTTGTTTACTTAAGGGGTTTtaagagtatggaacaagctcccCAGCTAGGTCATTGAAGTTgacaccctggtttctttcacgAAGTGGCTGGACCTGCTAACTACCAGCTGGGCTAGATGGGATGAATGGCCTTTCCTAACTTgtagttcttgtttttttttttcgtgtTACGCGGTGGTTAGCTTGAAGAAAATGTAACTTGCTGAGGAAAATTGAAAATTGTGGCTTCTCGAAATCTGTCCTGAAAAGAGTACAGAATTCATTTCGTGATAAATCAGAACTTCTGGCACGGCCAAGTGAGGCTGCTTTGTGTTGGCAAGTCGAAGACAGTCAGCTCAAAGTAAACAGTCTAGTCTGATTTCACACTTGTTATAAATATTGTGGCTGGATTCTGTTTTTAGGGTGTCTGACTTTACAGATCATTGTGTCAGATCATTGGGCCGGACATTAAAGACCAGATTCCACTTGCAAAAAGTCCGTTTGACTGCACGGATCCAGTGAAAGTCATATACTTCCGTAAATACTTTCGGGGGAAGTTCAAGTAGCCAAATTCCCCGTCGACGATGAAAGACCAATCGTGCTTCTGTTTTGTAAACCAGTTCCGCCGTTCTCGCTGCCCAAGAACAAGACGCAGAAGAAGTACCGCAGCGTGATCTCGGACGTGTTTGATGGCACAAttgtcagctctgtgcagtgcCTGACCTGTGATCGGGTGAGTTTGATAGGCTTCAAGAGCACGTCGACTTGATTGCTCCTGACACATACTGACATGAAAATAACGGGCTTCGTTAGTGATACAGTGTACTCCTATTTAACCAGCTGGTTAACGGCAATAACAGTGTGAATATATATTACAACCTTTACGTTGCATATTTGCAAGCACAACctttctgtctgttttttctgtttatgaTGTTCTTTAAGCATAGTAACACTTCCCAAAGATTCCCGGCGTGGCATTGGTGATCTTAGACatcatttgtttttaagattGTCTTTCCTGCTTAGCTTTCATTGGAACCCAATAGTGTGGCAAAAGAAAAACGAGGAGAAGCGGGTCCCTAGcttgtaatgttttaaaagccGCGTTGGGGGGGCGTGTGGGAGGTGGCGGTGGCAGTGGATGTGACTGGATGCGCTGTGCGTGTGGCCCCCTGCAGGTGTCCGTTACTCTGGAAACCTTCCAGGACATCTCCCTGCCGATCCCTGGGAAAGAGGATCTGGCAAAGCTGCACTCCTCCTCGCACCAGACCTCCCTGGTCAAAGCCGGCTCATGTGGGGAAGCTTATGCGCCTCAGGGCTGGATAGCTTTCGTCATGGAATATATCAAAAGGTGGCCGTCAAGTGCTTGCAAACCGCCTTTATCGCATTTGTAAATGACTTTTGTTATTCATTGTAcaagatgtgtgtgtgtgtgtgtgtgtgttcggcACTTATCTTCcttattttttcccactcagTTGGTTTTGGGGTCCGGTTGTTACACTGCAAGACTGCTTAGCTGCCTTTTTTGCAAGAGATGAGCTAAAAGGTGAGAGAAGCCTCAAGTTTCCTACAAGAAACTGAAGGCATTTGCTGCTCTGCACGACGTGTTCCAAAATGACTGCCAGTGAATGCAATTTCATTAACTACAGTTAACAGAAATCAAATCAGTGTGAACGTGGCCTTAATGTGtcctttgggggaaaaaaactacaCACTGTTGCTCAGTTTTTCaccttcatttttcttttttttttaggggaTAACATGTACAGCTGTGAGAAGTGCAAAAAGTAAGCCACTGCAGATTGTTTTAATAGTACGCTATACACCCGTTCATGGCCAAAAACATGTTCTTTTCGTCACGTGTTGGTGTTTATTAGTATGCACGCAAGGGCTGAGGATGAAAATCTTGTGGCACTGCGCTGTCTTGCTACAGTCATAGTATCTTTTTCATGGGGTGCTCCTGAAGTTAAAAACTATCTGCTCGCTTTCCCTGTGGAGTAGACAGGAAGGGTCATTGAATAAGAAACCTGTGATGAACAATTCAGAGGACAACCTTTCCTGATGTGCGTTTACTGGCTGGTTGTAGCAGGCGTTCGGCAGGAACTGTAGGATAATCCAGTTCCGAGTtctacattcattttttaattttaacttgCAAGGTATTCATACGAAATACAGATTAAgaaaattcatgtttttttttctgcttcaggTTAAGAAATGGAGTGAAATTTTGCAAAGTACAGAGTCTTCCAGAGGTACTTATTCTGTTGATCCGTCTTCATTCGATTTTAAGAATCCCCGATAAATGTGGATTGCAGCTCCTGGAAGTGCATTAACCCAGCTCCCGCGCTGTCTCGGTACAGGTCTTGTGCATCCACCTGAAGAGATTCAGGCACGAGCTCATGTTCTCCACCAAAATCGGCACCCACGTTTCCTTCCCCCTGGAGGGGCTGGACATGCAGCCCTTCCTGGCCAAAGACAGCACGGCGCAGACCACCAGCTACGACCTGCTCTCGGTCATCTGCCACCATGGCACCGCCAGCAGTGAGTTCCACCGGCTGATCGCGCCCTTCTGAATGGTTTTTACAGCAGTTTAACATGAGGGTTCCGATCCGTTTAAACTAAATCGAGGACTAAAACGGCCAAAAAGTATTCATTGTAGTGGATGAACCGTGAACTGTACTGTTTCCCGTATCGTGTTACTGATAGTGAAGAGTTTACCAGTCCAAGTTTAAATATTTGCCTTTTCAGGTACATTCCTAAAAAAGGtccagtaaaaatgtttttttttttactggttgttgcattcttttccattttttttacacagtttaTGTAAAGTgttgttttcattgtcaaaaatgGCAGCAAGAAAATGACATCCTTCACAGCTGTCAGCCTAAGTCCTTGAACATATACAGCACATTTTTATACATGCTCTTCATTTTAGACATTCTGTGAATATCTCCTCCACTCACACCCTAGAACGCTTCCCTTTCAGTAAAGCTCTCCACTTCAAGTATGTTATTTTTCAAAACGGTATGTTGTACAAGGTAGTGAGTCACAGTACACATTGTTTTATGGATTATATGGCCACGTATGTCATACCACCTCTGTAAATGTAAATTCCAGCAACTAATTTCTTGGGCGTTATAATGCTTTTAAACAGAGCAGTGAAGAAATGGATTGGTTTTAATTTTCCCTGAGACAAGGTGAATGCTGAAGGTAATCATGCGATAATGTGGGTCACCCCCTGATGCACAGAGGGCAGCTCTGTTTCCTTTTGGTCAGGAGTGCCGCCCGAACAGTTCTTTAAGCACTGCCCTGTTACTGTCGAAAacacctttttgtttttatccttCTGACCTCTCTAGGTGGTCACTACATAGCATATTGCAGGAATGACCTCAATGGCCTGTGGTACGAGTTTGATGACCAGAGTGTTACTGAGGTTTCAGAGGTGACTGTCCAAAACGCTGAAGCCTACGTCCTGTTTTACAAGTAAGACGGAGACCTTTCTGCTGGGGCGTTGAGATAAACGTCTTACGAGGAGAAAATACACGCATGAcacttaatgtacattcatgcAGGTATCCAAATC is drawn from Lepisosteus oculatus isolate fLepOcu1 chromosome 9, fLepOcu1.hap2, whole genome shotgun sequence and contains these coding sequences:
- the usp33 gene encoding ubiquitin carboxyl-terminal hydrolase 33 isoform X2, which produces MSPVGVNGDCPHLECVGEITKEELIQKSHGKCQDCKVGGPNLWACLENGCTYVGCGESHADHSTGHSQDARHNLTVNLTTLRVWCYACGKEVFLERKLGPRSPAPSAKPHSPLHTCSQDVKVPGSPGLRIPQAAVCDDLDTEMEEEDEFRTRGLTGLKNIGNTCYMNAALQALSNCPPLTQFFLDCGGLVRTEKKPALCKTYQKLVSDIWHKNRPGYVVPTSLFQGIKAINPLFRGYSQQEFLRCLMDQLHEELKEVLVEPDEPSSPTLTPGDGPEDDRGQSDNDFQSCESCGSSDRAEGEAKPGAEEPGEVAMLIPEEEVPPAASGRGRQKEKNRGSRPCRAGSSGDVDKDIDTAAEPAAAAVISSQGAVKVPMQGRASDCYPDVPASFGSSRSHSPTPNEGINAKLSSSPPKTGPVWSGLAPSHKKVPPFSLPKNKTQKKYRSVISDVFDGTIVSSVQCLTCDRVSVTLETFQDISLPIPGKEDLAKLHSSSHQTSLVKAGSCGEAYAPQGWIAFVMEYIKSWFWGPVVTLQDCLAAFFARDELKGDNMYSCEKCKKLRNGVKFCKVQSLPEVLCIHLKRFRHELMFSTKIGTHVSFPLEGLDMQPFLAKDSTAQTTSYDLLSVICHHGTASSGHYIAYCRNDLNGLWYEFDDQSVTEVSEVTVQNAEAYVLFYKKSNEEAQKERRRVSNLLSMLEPSLLQFYISRQWLSKFKTFAEPGSICNNDFLCSHGGVPPHKASYIEDLVLMLPQNVWEYLYSRYGGGPAVNHLYVCHTCQTEIEKLEKRRKTELDMFVRLNKAFQEEEAPAVIYCISMQWFREWEGFVKGKDNDPPGPIDNTKIAVNKNGHITLKQGADSGQISEETWNFLQSIYGGGPDVTLRPSVAHQDSELSHAEEKIEVETRSV
- the usp33 gene encoding ubiquitin carboxyl-terminal hydrolase 33 isoform X1; amino-acid sequence: MSPVGVNGDCPHLECVGEITKEELIQKSHGKCQDCKVGGPNLWACLENGCTYVGCGESHADHSTGHSQDARHNLTVNLTTLRVWCYACGKEVFLERKLGPRSPAPSAKPHSPLHTCSQDVKVPGSPGLRIPQAAVCDDLDTEMEEEDEFRTRGLTGLKNIGNTCYMNAALQALSNCPPLTQFFLDCGGLVRTEKKPALCKTYQKLVSDIWHKNRPGYVVPTSLFQGIKAINPLFRGYSQQDSQEFLRCLMDQLHEELKEVLVEPDEPSSPTLTPGDGPEDDRGQSDNDFQSCESCGSSDRAEGEAKPGAEEPGEVAMLIPEEEVPPAASGRGRQKEKNRGSRPCRAGSSGDVDKDIDTAAEPAAAAVISSQGAVKVPMQGRASDCYPDVPASFGSSRSHSPTPNEGINAKLSSSPPKTGPVWSGLAPSHKKVPPFSLPKNKTQKKYRSVISDVFDGTIVSSVQCLTCDRVSVTLETFQDISLPIPGKEDLAKLHSSSHQTSLVKAGSCGEAYAPQGWIAFVMEYIKSWFWGPVVTLQDCLAAFFARDELKGDNMYSCEKCKKLRNGVKFCKVQSLPEVLCIHLKRFRHELMFSTKIGTHVSFPLEGLDMQPFLAKDSTAQTTSYDLLSVICHHGTASSGHYIAYCRNDLNGLWYEFDDQSVTEVSEVTVQNAEAYVLFYKKSNEEAQKERRRVSNLLSMLEPSLLQFYISRQWLSKFKTFAEPGSICNNDFLCSHGGVPPHKASYIEDLVLMLPQNVWEYLYSRYGGGPAVNHLYVCHTCQTEIEKLEKRRKTELDMFVRLNKAFQEEEAPAVIYCISMQWFREWEGFVKGKDNDPPGPIDNTKIAVNKNGHITLKQGADSGQISEETWNFLQSIYGGGPDVTLRPSVAHQDSELSHAEEKIEVETRSV